In Gammaproteobacteria bacterium, one DNA window encodes the following:
- the plsX gene encoding phosphate acyltransferase PlsX, with translation MDITVAIDCMGGDHGPHVTVPSALDYLHQDPEANIILVGIPDAIEAELRAAKSEFGPRIRLHPASEVVGMDESPATALRGKKDSSMRVSVNLVKTGEAQACISAGNTGALLATSRFVLKTIPGVDRPALAVILPTSTGHTYVLDLGANVDCTAEHLFQFGIMGASLVSSVENKASPSVGLLNVGEEEIKGNEIVKQAAELLRNSGLNFYGNVEGNDIYRGTTDVVVCDGFVGNITLKTSEGLAQMLATYLREEFKRNLLTKMAGVIAMPVINSFKRRVDHRRYNGASFLGLRGIVIKSHGSADKYAFGFAIKRAADEVRGGMLRRISERVAEFSRHAQTSSKEITR, from the coding sequence TTGGATATCACGGTAGCAATAGATTGCATGGGGGGTGATCATGGCCCCCATGTAACGGTTCCATCCGCGCTTGACTATTTACATCAGGATCCTGAAGCCAATATTATTCTGGTCGGTATTCCCGATGCCATCGAAGCCGAGTTGCGCGCGGCCAAATCCGAATTCGGTCCGAGAATCCGCCTGCATCCGGCCAGTGAAGTGGTCGGTATGGACGAGTCACCGGCAACCGCTTTGCGTGGCAAAAAAGACTCCTCCATGCGGGTTTCTGTTAACCTCGTCAAAACTGGCGAGGCGCAAGCCTGTATCAGCGCCGGAAATACCGGCGCATTGCTGGCCACCTCCCGGTTTGTCTTAAAAACGATCCCAGGCGTCGATCGCCCGGCACTGGCGGTGATATTACCGACCAGCACCGGCCACACCTATGTATTGGACTTGGGCGCCAACGTCGATTGTACGGCGGAGCATTTGTTCCAATTCGGCATCATGGGTGCATCCTTGGTGTCTTCCGTGGAGAATAAAGCATCCCCCAGCGTCGGCTTGCTCAACGTCGGTGAAGAAGAAATCAAAGGCAATGAAATTGTCAAGCAGGCAGCCGAGTTATTGCGCAATAGCGGGCTAAATTTTTATGGCAACGTGGAAGGCAACGATATTTACAGAGGAACGACGGATGTCGTGGTATGCGACGGCTTTGTCGGCAACATCACGCTCAAAACCTCGGAAGGCTTGGCGCAAATGCTGGCCACTTACTTGCGCGAGGAATTCAAACGCAATCTGTTGACAAAAATGGCCGGTGTGATTGCCATGCCGGTTATCAATTCTTTCAAGCGCCGGGTCGACCATCGGCGTTATAATGGCGCAAGTTTTCTGGGATTACGCGGCATTGTGATTAAAAGCCACGGCTCCGCCGACAAATACGCTTTCGGTTTCGCCATCAAGCGCGCCGCCGATGAGGTACGCGGCGGAATGTTGCGGCGTATTAGCGAGCGGGTCGCCGAATTTTCCCGTCATGCTCAAACTTCTTCTAAAGAAATAACACGATAA
- the rpmF gene encoding 50S ribosomal protein L32, which yields MAVQQNKKSPSKRGMHRSHDFLTNPPLAVESSTGEIHLRHHISPNGYYRGKKVVKTKND from the coding sequence ATGGCAGTTCAGCAAAATAAAAAATCACCATCAAAACGCGGCATGCATCGCTCGCATGATTTTTTGACCAATCCGCCGCTTGCTGTTGAATCCAGCACTGGGGAAATTCATTTGCGTCACCATATCAGTCCGAATGGATATTATCGTGGCAAAAAAGTGGTTAAAACCAAAAACGACTAA
- a CDS encoding DUF177 domain-containing protein — protein sequence MSDRLVIDSLDFIRNAGSRQGKISLIDFVRLHDLLFDQEGELIYQISGRFDKNEKPGLELEIQGKIHLNCQRCLDKLVHHIDLQTFLILAKNEEELDLIDEDDTIDAILAVPDLDVTHLIEDEIILSLSMASCHTEGECSTLKLQSAESDLIDKTQSAHPFAVLAALKKTN from the coding sequence ATGTCTGATAGGTTAGTCATAGATTCCCTGGATTTCATACGTAATGCAGGCAGTCGCCAGGGTAAAATTTCGCTCATCGATTTTGTACGCTTGCATGATCTGCTTTTCGACCAGGAAGGGGAGCTAATCTATCAAATCAGCGGTCGATTCGACAAGAATGAAAAGCCGGGGTTAGAGTTAGAAATACAGGGCAAAATTCACCTTAATTGCCAGCGTTGCCTCGACAAATTAGTGCATCATATTGATTTGCAGACATTTCTTATACTAGCCAAAAATGAAGAAGAGTTGGATCTTATTGACGAAGACGATACGATCGATGCTATCTTAGCGGTGCCTGACTTGGATGTTACGCATTTAATCGAAGATGAGATTATTCTCAGTTTATCGATGGCATCATGCCACACGGAGGGTGAATGCAGTACGCTTAAACTACAATCAGCAGAAAGCGATTTGATCGACAAAACACAATCAGCACATCCCTTTGCAGTATTGGCAGCATTAAAAAAGACAAATTGA
- the maf gene encoding septum formation inhibitor Maf gives MKIQNNTQLIVLGSSSIYRKELLQRLQIPFETSHPEIDETPLPNESPAEMAERLAEAKARAVAKAHPQALIIGSDQVAALDHIPLGKPLNHQNAIKQLQLVRGKEVVFHTALCLYNSAIDRLQMRIIPYRVKFRPLSDQQIENYLRKEQPYHCAGSAKSEGLGIALIERMTGDDPNGLIGLPLIALIDMLAAEGVEVV, from the coding sequence TTGAAAATACAAAATAATACCCAGCTGATCGTATTGGGATCCAGCTCGATTTACCGCAAGGAATTGTTGCAGCGGCTGCAAATCCCCTTTGAAACCAGTCACCCCGAAATTGATGAAACACCGCTGCCCAATGAATCTCCTGCAGAAATGGCCGAACGCCTGGCCGAAGCAAAAGCCCGCGCCGTGGCCAAAGCACATCCGCAAGCGCTCATTATCGGTTCCGATCAAGTGGCGGCATTGGACCATATCCCGCTCGGCAAACCATTGAATCATCAAAATGCGATAAAACAATTGCAATTGGTCCGGGGCAAGGAGGTTGTTTTTCATACTGCGTTATGTTTGTACAATAGTGCCATTGACCGGTTACAGATGAGGATAATTCCCTATCGCGTGAAATTCCGGCCGTTGAGTGACCAGCAGATTGAAAACTATCTGCGCAAGGAGCAACCCTACCACTGTGCCGGCAGTGCGAAGTCGGAGGGGCTTGGAATCGCGCTGATTGAACGCATGACCGGAGATGATCCCAACGGCTTGATCGGATTACCGCTGATTGCGCTGATCGACATGCTGGCGGCGGAGGGTGTGGAAGTTGTTTAA
- a CDS encoding TolC family protein, which translates to MSLSDQPMILGYRVVARLRCVLPGLIFLLGFAHQPQVSADSFGAMPSGIQNQSAEASVQETGDLTLRDAINLTLLRNPELASFAKEMRALEGATLQAGLLRNPELSVNVENPGNIQKLSGDINSQDSVSQEVVQQLTTIRIGQLIELGGKRAARVGAARLNEELAARDYESRRVEIIARVANVFTEVLAGQERLKLAEETRQLAQNVVDTVVLRVQAGKVPPIEETRAKVGLSTARIEFEQAQRDLASARKRLALLWDSVTPQFAKALGTLETAIAPPDYQILQARVLENPMALRAMKNIEHRKALLEVEQTRRIPNLTLNAGAVHHAQLGGTTAVAGVMIPLPLFDRNQGNLKEAYQRVDKAVDEQEATEVRLRTELAQSYEAMSAAWNEINILRDEILPGAKSAFNVMRRGYELGKFGLLELLDAQRVLFQNQLLYVRALANYQRLINDIERLIAAPIESIKPNMKSTNVSRSGEKNGSNDE; encoded by the coding sequence ATGAGTTTGAGCGATCAGCCGATGATACTCGGCTATCGGGTGGTGGCCCGATTACGGTGCGTATTGCCAGGGTTGATATTTTTGCTGGGTTTCGCGCACCAGCCCCAAGTTAGCGCCGATTCTTTTGGTGCTATGCCGAGCGGCATTCAAAATCAAAGCGCGGAAGCATCCGTGCAGGAAACGGGTGATCTCACATTACGTGACGCCATCAATCTGACTTTACTCCGTAATCCCGAACTGGCGTCGTTCGCCAAGGAAATGCGTGCATTGGAAGGCGCAACCCTGCAAGCGGGGTTATTGAGAAACCCGGAGCTGTCGGTGAATGTTGAAAATCCCGGCAACATACAAAAGCTGAGCGGCGACATCAACTCGCAGGACTCGGTATCGCAGGAGGTGGTGCAGCAGCTGACCACCATCCGTATCGGCCAGTTGATCGAACTGGGCGGCAAGCGTGCCGCCCGGGTCGGCGCCGCCCGGCTGAACGAGGAGTTGGCCGCCAGGGATTATGAATCCAGGCGCGTCGAGATCATAGCGCGCGTGGCGAATGTATTCACCGAAGTGCTGGCCGGTCAGGAGCGGCTCAAGCTGGCGGAAGAAACCAGGCAGCTGGCGCAGAATGTGGTGGACACGGTGGTGTTGCGGGTGCAGGCAGGCAAGGTGCCGCCCATTGAAGAAACCCGAGCCAAAGTCGGATTATCCACAGCGCGCATCGAATTTGAGCAAGCGCAGCGGGATCTGGCGTCGGCGCGAAAACGACTGGCCTTGTTATGGGATAGCGTTACGCCGCAGTTTGCTAAAGCCTTGGGGACGCTGGAAACAGCAATTGCGCCGCCTGATTACCAAATACTGCAAGCGCGTGTTCTGGAAAACCCGATGGCGTTGCGGGCAATGAAGAATATCGAGCATCGCAAAGCGCTGCTCGAAGTCGAGCAAACCCGCCGCATCCCAAATCTGACCCTGAATGCAGGAGCTGTGCATCATGCCCAATTAGGCGGTACCACGGCGGTGGCGGGCGTGATGATTCCATTGCCGTTATTCGATCGCAACCAAGGTAATCTGAAAGAAGCGTATCAGCGCGTGGATAAAGCCGTCGATGAACAAGAAGCGACGGAAGTGCGGCTCAGAACCGAATTGGCGCAATCGTACGAGGCCATGTCGGCCGCTTGGAACGAAATCAATATTTTGCGCGATGAAATTTTGCCCGGCGCCAAGAGTGCCTTCAATGTGATGCGCAGAGGTTACGAATTGGGCAAATTCGGTTTGCTGGAATTGCTCGATGCGCAGCGAGTGCTGTTTCAGAATCAATTGCTCTATGTGCGCGCGCTGGCGAACTATCAACGGCTGATCAACGATATCGAACGCCTGATCGCAGCACCGATCGAGAGCATCAAACCCAACATGAAATCAACGAACGTTAGCCGCAGCGGTGAGAAAAATGGATCAAATGATGAATAA
- a CDS encoding efflux RND transporter periplasmic adaptor subunit — MNKARLMPILIVIAIGVVLGGLILTLEKPSAVTAETANGGADNKTGEGQPDTGPRGGKLFTGDGFGLELTIFEKGVPPQFRVYLYENGKLLPPAAAKVSISLSRLGAPIQLIKFAPEADYLLGDQVIEEPHSFDLAIAAEHNGRTYRWGFSQVEARLEMTDEMLKTIGVEIQTAGPAIIKSTLKLPGEIVFNPDRIVQVVPRLPGVVAAVNFEPGQMVKKGDVLAVIESQMLADLNSQYMAAQKRLALARTVYQREKQLWEEKISAKQDYLAAELALNEAKIGSDLAAEKLKALGVRPEAGLPAKELIRYEVRAPISGLIITRTVALGAVLKDDVTIFTVADVSTVWTAITVYPKDLSIVRVGQKAAVKATAYDVEGEGVVTYITTLIGGQTRTATARVILDNQDGRWHPGMFVSVELVSDEIEVPVAVSAQAIQTFRDSTVVFGRYGGYFEARPLELGRSDGKMVEVLKGFSAGEHYASGNSFAIKADIDKAGASHDH; from the coding sequence ATGAATAAAGCGCGCTTAATGCCCATCCTGATTGTGATCGCCATAGGCGTGGTGCTGGGCGGATTGATTTTGACGCTGGAAAAGCCTTCCGCGGTAACGGCGGAAACAGCGAATGGCGGTGCCGATAATAAAACCGGAGAGGGACAACCGGATACCGGGCCGAGGGGGGGTAAGCTGTTTACTGGCGATGGCTTCGGCTTGGAGTTGACAATTTTTGAAAAAGGCGTGCCGCCGCAATTCCGCGTTTATCTGTATGAAAACGGCAAGTTGCTTCCGCCAGCTGCGGCCAAAGTCTCTATTTCATTGTCGCGCCTTGGCGCACCGATACAACTGATTAAATTTGCGCCCGAAGCGGATTACCTGTTGGGCGATCAAGTGATCGAAGAGCCGCATTCGTTCGACTTGGCGATCGCTGCCGAACACAATGGCCGGACATACCGCTGGGGCTTCAGTCAAGTCGAGGCGCGTCTGGAAATGACCGATGAGATGCTGAAAACGATCGGTGTCGAAATACAAACGGCCGGACCGGCGATCATTAAATCCACACTCAAATTGCCGGGCGAGATTGTGTTTAATCCTGACAGGATCGTGCAGGTGGTGCCGCGTTTGCCGGGGGTGGTGGCGGCAGTGAATTTCGAGCCGGGGCAGATGGTGAAAAAAGGCGATGTGCTGGCGGTGATCGAAAGCCAAATGCTGGCGGATTTGAATAGCCAGTACATGGCGGCACAGAAGCGGCTGGCGCTGGCGCGCACGGTTTATCAACGGGAAAAGCAGTTGTGGGAAGAAAAGATTTCGGCCAAGCAGGATTATCTCGCGGCCGAATTGGCGTTGAACGAGGCCAAGATCGGCTCCGATCTGGCGGCGGAAAAACTCAAAGCGCTCGGCGTGCGTCCCGAAGCGGGATTACCGGCAAAAGAACTGATCCGCTATGAAGTGCGCGCACCGATTTCCGGGCTGATCATTACCCGGACGGTTGCGCTGGGTGCCGTGCTAAAAGACGATGTCACCATTTTTACCGTGGCCGATGTGTCGACGGTCTGGACTGCCATTACGGTGTATCCGAAGGATTTGAGCATCGTCCGGGTCGGGCAGAAAGCCGCGGTCAAGGCTACCGCGTACGATGTCGAAGGCGAAGGCGTCGTCACGTATATCACCACCTTGATCGGCGGGCAGACACGCACGGCTACGGCGCGGGTCATTCTGGATAACCAGGATGGCCGCTGGCATCCCGGCATGTTCGTTAGCGTGGAATTGGTGTCGGACGAAATCGAAGTGCCGGTTGCGGTTTCAGCGCAAGCCATTCAGACATTCCGCGACTCGACCGTGGTGTTCGGCCGCTACGGCGGTTATTTCGAAGCGCGTCCGCTGGAATTGGGCCGCAGCGACGGCAAAATGGTGGAAGTATTGAAAGGGTTCTCTGCTGGCGAACATTATGCTTCCGGCAATAGCTTCGCCATCAAGGCCGATATCGATAAAGCCGGGGCGTCGCATGACCATTAG
- a CDS encoding CusA/CzcA family heavy metal efflux RND transporter: MFERILKTSIYQHGLVLLAVLAMAAFGMYNYMKLPIDAVPDITNVQVQINTTAPGYSPLEAEQRITFPIEIAMSGLPGLEYTRSLSRYGLSQVTVIFKDGTDIYLVRQLVSQRIQEVRSRLPVGIVPTMGPISTGLGEIFMWTIDADPAARKPDGTPYTSMDLRELQDWIIKPRMRMVKGVTEVNSVGGYVKQFHVAPYPEKLLSFGLTLQDLVVALERNNLNVGAGYIEKSGEQYLVRVPGQVADLVEIGDILLGSSQGVPIRVKNVADVLIGKELRTGAATQNGHEVVLGTAHMLIGENSRTVSQAAAEKLAEINRSLPAGVTATAVYNRTMLVDKTIHTVSNNLMEGAALVIVVLFVSLGNLRAALITALIIPLSMLFTISGMVASNVSANLLSLGALDFGIIVDGAVIIVENCIRRLSLEQEKRGRLLSADERFAIVFDASKEVRQALLFGQIIIMVVYLPVFALSGVEGKMFHPMAYTVLLALLGAVFLSVTFVPAAVAMFLSGKMMEKEGAAVQWAKNIYAPALDTAMNNKGLTVTIATVIVILSLLLTTRMGSEFIPSLDEEDIALHAIRIPGTSLSTAIEMQNELEETIKKFAEVSRVFSKIGTAEIATDPMPPSVADIFIIVKPQSEWSGKYRNKEELIAAMEQAVLKVPGNNYEFTQPIQMRFNELLSGVRADVAVKVFGDDLDVMLNLAERIEKIVKAVPGAADVRIEQITGLPVLSVQMNREKMARYGLNGSDVQDAINIAIGGRTTGLIFEGDRRFELQVRLPEHLRGDIETLKRLPVKLPVLNPAGAPNAPAVPLPVYVALGEVADLRIAKGPNQVSRENGKRRVVITANVRGRDIGSFVMEAEEHIAKQVKMPAGYWLSWGGQFEQLIMAAQRLQIVIPVALGLVFFLLYTMLGSFRDSLLVFSAVPLAITGGIVALWLRGIPLSISAGVGFIAMSGVAVLDGLVLLSFIRDLREQGLKLDDAIRTGSLLRLRPVLITTWVESLGFLPMALSTSTGAEVQRTLATVMIGSTLSQSLLSLLVVPVLYQLVHRKSVADK, from the coding sequence ATGTTTGAACGCATTTTGAAAACGTCGATATACCAGCACGGGCTGGTGTTGCTGGCGGTGCTGGCGATGGCCGCATTCGGCATGTACAACTACATGAAACTGCCGATCGACGCAGTGCCGGACATTACCAACGTGCAGGTGCAAATCAATACCACAGCGCCCGGCTATTCTCCGCTGGAAGCCGAGCAGCGCATCACGTTTCCGATCGAGATAGCGATGTCCGGGTTGCCCGGTCTCGAATATACCCGCTCCTTGTCGCGCTATGGTCTGTCGCAAGTCACGGTGATTTTTAAGGACGGCACCGACATCTACTTGGTGCGGCAACTGGTCAGCCAGCGCATTCAGGAAGTCAGAAGCCGGTTGCCGGTCGGGATTGTGCCGACGATGGGGCCGATTTCCACCGGTTTGGGTGAAATTTTCATGTGGACGATCGATGCCGATCCCGCTGCGCGAAAACCGGACGGCACACCGTACACGTCGATGGATTTGCGCGAATTGCAGGATTGGATCATCAAACCACGCATGCGCATGGTGAAGGGGGTTACGGAGGTCAACTCGGTCGGCGGCTATGTCAAGCAATTTCATGTCGCGCCGTATCCTGAGAAGCTGCTTTCTTTCGGCTTGACGCTACAAGATCTGGTGGTTGCCTTGGAGCGCAACAATCTGAACGTCGGTGCGGGCTATATCGAAAAAAGCGGTGAGCAATACCTGGTCAGGGTGCCCGGGCAGGTGGCCGATCTGGTCGAAATCGGCGATATCCTGCTGGGCAGTAGCCAGGGTGTGCCGATACGCGTCAAAAACGTCGCTGATGTGCTGATCGGAAAGGAATTGCGCACCGGCGCCGCGACCCAGAACGGCCATGAAGTAGTACTGGGCACGGCGCATATGCTGATCGGGGAGAACAGCCGCACCGTTTCGCAGGCGGCGGCGGAGAAGCTGGCCGAGATCAACCGCAGCCTGCCCGCCGGTGTTACGGCGACGGCGGTCTATAACCGCACCATGCTGGTCGACAAAACCATCCACACCGTTTCCAATAACTTGATGGAAGGTGCCGCGCTGGTCATCGTAGTGTTGTTCGTATCGCTCGGCAATCTGCGCGCCGCGCTGATCACCGCGCTGATTATTCCGCTGTCGATGCTGTTTACCATCAGCGGTATGGTGGCCAGCAATGTCAGCGCCAATCTGCTCAGCCTGGGTGCACTCGATTTCGGCATCATCGTCGACGGCGCCGTCATCATTGTCGAAAATTGCATCCGCCGGCTTTCCTTGGAGCAGGAGAAACGAGGGCGGTTATTGTCCGCTGATGAACGCTTCGCGATCGTGTTCGATGCCTCCAAGGAGGTGCGGCAAGCGCTGCTATTTGGGCAGATCATCATCATGGTGGTTTATTTGCCGGTGTTCGCATTGTCCGGCGTGGAAGGCAAGATGTTCCATCCGATGGCGTACACGGTGTTGCTGGCGCTGCTGGGGGCGGTATTTTTGTCGGTGACATTCGTTCCGGCGGCGGTGGCCATGTTCTTGTCCGGCAAAATGATGGAAAAAGAAGGCGCCGCAGTGCAGTGGGCGAAAAATATTTACGCTCCCGCACTTGATACGGCGATGAATAACAAGGGGCTGACGGTGACCATCGCCACCGTCATCGTGATCCTTTCCCTGTTGCTGACCACGCGCATGGGCAGTGAATTCATTCCTAGTCTCGATGAAGAAGACATCGCGCTGCACGCCATCCGCATTCCCGGCACCAGTCTCAGCACGGCCATTGAAATGCAAAATGAGCTGGAAGAGACGATCAAGAAATTTGCCGAGGTGAGCCGGGTATTTTCCAAAATCGGTACGGCGGAAATCGCGACCGACCCGATGCCACCGAGCGTTGCGGATATTTTCATCATTGTCAAACCGCAATCCGAATGGTCGGGGAAGTATCGCAACAAAGAGGAATTGATCGCAGCGATGGAGCAGGCGGTGCTCAAAGTACCGGGTAACAATTACGAATTCACGCAACCGATTCAGATGCGATTTAACGAACTGTTATCTGGCGTGCGCGCGGATGTCGCGGTCAAAGTGTTCGGCGACGATCTCGACGTCATGCTCAATCTCGCCGAGCGCATCGAAAAGATCGTCAAAGCTGTGCCCGGCGCGGCGGATGTACGCATCGAACAAATCACCGGTCTGCCGGTACTGTCGGTGCAAATGAACCGGGAAAAAATGGCGCGTTACGGTCTTAACGGCAGCGATGTGCAAGACGCGATCAATATCGCGATCGGCGGTAGAACCACTGGTTTGATTTTCGAAGGCGACCGTCGTTTCGAACTGCAAGTGCGATTGCCGGAACACTTGCGCGGCGACATCGAGACGCTCAAACGCTTGCCGGTCAAGCTTCCTGTCCTTAATCCGGCGGGTGCGCCGAATGCGCCGGCGGTTCCTTTGCCGGTCTATGTGGCGTTGGGTGAAGTGGCCGACCTGCGCATTGCCAAAGGCCCAAATCAAGTCAGCCGGGAAAACGGTAAACGGCGTGTCGTCATCACCGCGAACGTGCGCGGCCGTGACATCGGGTCGTTCGTCATGGAAGCGGAGGAACATATCGCCAAGCAAGTCAAAATGCCTGCCGGTTATTGGTTATCGTGGGGCGGGCAATTCGAGCAATTGATCATGGCAGCGCAACGCTTGCAGATTGTCATCCCGGTGGCGCTCGGGCTGGTGTTTTTTTTGCTGTACACCATGCTCGGCAGTTTCCGCGATAGCTTACTGGTATTCAGCGCGGTACCGTTGGCGATTACCGGCGGCATCGTGGCACTGTGGTTGCGCGGTATTCCATTGTCGATTTCCGCCGGGGTCGGTTTTATCGCCATGTCCGGCGTGGCGGTACTAGATGGCTTGGTGCTGCTATCGTTCATTCGCGATCTGCGCGAGCAGGGATTGAAACTCGACGACGCCATCCGCACCGGATCGCTGTTGCGGTTGCGCCCGGTGCTGATTACGACCTGGGTGGAGTCGCTGGGCTTCCTACCGATGGCGCTGAGCACCAGTACCGGTGCCGAGGTGCAGCGTACGCTGGCGACGGTGATGATCGGCAGCACGCTGTCGCAGTCGTTGCTGTCATTGCTGGTGGTGCCGGTGTTGTATCAATTGGTGCATCGGAAGAGTGTGGCAGATAAGTGA
- a CDS encoding C4-dicarboxylate ABC transporter produces the protein MRNNQVLIFSTMILGIVFYNMAVAFELPESMMGWVLSDIILTLYLSYLLDTFVRGSAKTRMQ, from the coding sequence ATGAGAAACAACCAAGTTCTAATTTTCTCCACTATGATTTTGGGGATCGTTTTCTATAACATGGCGGTGGCATTTGAGTTGCCTGAATCCATGATGGGCTGGGTGCTATCCGATATCATTCTTACCTTGTATTTGAGTTATCTCCTGGATACTTTCGTTCGCGGTTCAGCTAAAACAAGAATGCAGTAA
- a CDS encoding ATP-binding protein, translating to MTDTSIPTTVAPQVLLINHFKTLKLPTFAREYEKVGLECAREDVDYARYLLRLCELECIDRERRNTERRIRQAKFPVIKSLDTFDFAAIPGLNKSLILELMRCEWIDKRENIIALGPSGVGKTHIALALGLAACQKGMSVLFTTAAALVHELMEARDEKRLRTLQKQLTNVKLLIIDELGYVPFTAIGSELLFEVFSRRYEHGSTLVTSNLPFDEWTSVLGSERLTGALLDRLTHHVHILEMNGESYRLAASKKRQKQTVQTKPIEKEDARPI from the coding sequence ATGACTGATACCTCTATTCCCACCACGGTCGCGCCGCAAGTCTTGCTGATCAATCACTTCAAGACCCTAAAGTTACCAACCTTTGCACGTGAATATGAAAAGGTGGGACTCGAATGCGCACGTGAGGATGTTGATTATGCACGCTATTTATTGCGACTATGCGAACTGGAATGCATTGATCGTGAACGGCGGAATACCGAGCGGCGCATACGTCAGGCGAAATTCCCAGTAATTAAAAGCCTGGATACGTTCGACTTTGCTGCAATACCTGGACTGAATAAATCATTGATACTGGAGTTGATGCGCTGTGAATGGATCGATAAGCGCGAGAACATCATTGCGTTGGGCCCATCAGGCGTTGGCAAGACTCATATCGCATTGGCTTTAGGGCTGGCTGCCTGCCAAAAAGGCATGAGCGTTTTATTCACGACAGCTGCAGCGCTGGTGCATGAGTTAATGGAGGCGCGCGATGAAAAGCGATTACGTACCTTGCAAAAGCAATTGACCAACGTCAAATTGCTGATCATCGACGAACTGGGTTATGTGCCATTTACTGCAATTGGTTCAGAGCTCTTATTCGAAGTATTCAGCCGTCGATATGAACATGGATCCACTTTAGTCACATCGAATTTACCATTTGATGAGTGGACCAGTGTGTTGGGATCAGAACGATTGACCGGTGCGCTGTTGGATCGCTTAACCCATCATGTTCATATTCTGGAAATGAATGGAGAATCGTATCGCCTGGCCGCAAGCAAGAAACGGCAAAAGCAGACAGTACAAACCAAGCCTATAGAAAAGGAGGATGCCAGACCAATATAA